TCATAAAAGATTTTGCAAATATGAAAGCAAGAAGAGAATTTTTGCAATTGCATCGCTACGGTGTTTTCATTCATTACAGATAGTATTCCATTTACAGGGTGTAAATGTCTAGTTGGCAAAAAAATTTCCAACTGGAAGTGTGATGGACAGACTATCTGAGCTGCAGTGAAAAAATCACGTAGAAatagaatgaatatttttttttgtattcataGGCTGAAGAacttcgttttttcaattttctactgaataaccactggtatatctatgggagattattccccaacataagggtcctgtagtatccctcgaacaactgaagaacagaagaatcatcacttggaagactggacctggtcgaaagaccctccgaATGAAAAGCAAGaattggctattattaatttactactgaaggcatttctaacgacgagggtgatcctccaccaagatcagcagaaggtttttgacgcagagatgatattccttccagtgcaattgaaggacaagttatggacctataattatttatttttttcttcattcatcatgaAGTCTTCGAATatgttttgatgaaagctttaatATTGGTATAGGGATGGTGGTGAAAAAGGTCGAAATATTCGAGAATCAAACCTCCAAACtagccgacgtttcggaaattatatttccaTCATCAGGGCACTGAAAATGAGCATATAAAATTCCAAAAGTCTCTCCCTTCACGACAGTGAGACAAAAGTACAAAATAATACGGGGATAATAGACAGTTCTTAAAAATTGATCTGAGAATGACGAAAATCTTAAAAATAACAAATCGCATAAAATTACAAAAAGTTATAAAAATAAAGCCATTAGAGTCAAAACCAAAAAGCACAGTACAGAGGAGaaggagaagaaaaaaaataaaaaattatatatggaagaatatgtacatatatatgtaaacaaatatcaataatttgataaataaataaatagattagaTGGTAAAATGACTAGGAAAACAAAGAATAACAGATCAATTGATACTTACAGGATGAAATTGCTTTTCCCACTGTCAttgaaaaaataagaatatttatgaaattcatgaagATCTAAACAATGGTACCTATCCTCTCATCGAAGTAGAAACATTGACAACTAACGGAGATGGGGAACATGTGGAAACAAACACAGAGAAATGTGAGCGGACAAAGAAATCTTTACGTTTTCTTCCTtactttcttcaataaattatgGTATATTTTGAAAAGGTGCTGTATGTCAGCTCTGGAATTGACAGAATCATGAACCTTGATCTGAAACATCTCATGCAACAACCGTTTGCCGAGGAAATGATGCCTCTCCAAAAAAACATCATTGAAATCAAAGCGATGTCCACTTGACTCACTGTGGAGAGCTAGTGCAGTCTTAGGGTTGGTGATAGGTAGTGTAAcatggtttcctcggagaaaacttatctcgagcgctagctattcttttcactaggaagaatagcaaacctaccagagtagctgctagtcggagacagagttcgctgttatctagggtggtagcgataacgaagtagtcaaaatcaaattatgtaccagtttattcacaccttcggaaactgattatatatacaacggaaatatgtgtaggtatgaaatatgagcgaatcgatagGCAAACATACATTCaggaaattcgatccgatcacgggcacttttatatttattttatatatatagtttataccgggtacagtgaaaaatcaatggttgttcaataaaatgcaccaaccagaactgacgaaatggatactaaggatgacctcgcgaagtgaaatgacttgctatgcggtatcgggatgtaattaattgtatttctccagaaatgaaaagaaacacaaccagggcggatctattcgagacttttattcgctaccccaagggctacgctccatgactgaaagcgaagaaaaggtctatttttagcgcaactacgggatttcactgacgacgagcggtatctcttattctctaccccaagggcttacgcaccatgactgatagaaaagaagagatttcggtttCAACACCGCgaaacgcgaacagggggttgacaggactttctcttcactaccccaagggcttacgtaccatgactgatagcgaagggaaaagtcagactcgcgaaacagggtaaagtacgataaaagacaacagaaagcgatacagtacagcagtgtcaaagaagtaaccggcgtaggtctaataaagaaactgaacggtaaagacggggacctacctcctttatttcaggcactcgcagagaacaaacgaaaactaaacattaattcctaagagcactaaccctcgcaacacaaaattattcctAAATTCGTTGAACGACTTGTCGTGCACAaaattaaagtcgaatcgcagagaaaagagagtacagtgcgtaaaagtgacaaaagagtaaaaaaaggccgtcgcgggggaaaatctgcttttataggcaaatccatTACacattaaaaatctgaaaattccagaatgcgacaagagtgaaaaacgtcgtcagctccggtctatcgcatatcaacatcagaaaaacgtcaaaatcttcaacggcatgcaagaaaaacaacgttaaacacagataaacggttttttacatttactctgcctatcggaatgaatgtactgaatatttgaggattaaatattttcaaaagcggaaatgtgaaatgaaaggcaTGCACTAacatgaactccaattttctcagaaaactggaattCATTACAGTAGACTAACTGAACGTTTATGCTCCTCAACTCTAATTTTTTAATATCTGCCAGTCTGGCCAACATATACTTGGGAGCAATCATTACATCTAATCATGTAAACAATGCCAGACTGTGACGAAACCGGAGTTACGTCCTTAATACGGGTGAAAAAATTAATGCTCACGGTGTTTTTTTTCTGAAAGCCACATGCAAATCATCAGATCGTAATATCTGCGCCAATCTTTCCGATTGGGACTTAACGTAAACCAGTCCACAGAATTTCCTCGACAGGACATCCCCAACGCCAACAACATCCTGAGAAGTACCTGTGACACTAATCGGAAAACCCTCACCGAGAATACGGTTTACAATAGAGATAACTATTTTTAAGAAGTATCGATCTTACGTATTCTAAGTTTTTTCCCCAGTATGACTCATCAGACAGGTGTAACGCCCTGTATTTCAAGTTTCGGATAATGCTGATTTTATGTACGAGCGGATGATGAGAGAAAAAGTTTATATAACGTTCAGAGAAAGTTGGCTTATGGAACCAATCAACAGTTAGGAAGTTCAATTCGTCACGTTGAATCTTAAGGTCTAAAAGACTTATGCTACCATCATGTTCATTTCCTAGAGAAAATTGCAAACGGGGATGAAAACTGTTAAAGACCAGCAGAACCTCATCGTTACCATCGATCGGTACATCAATAGATCATCTACATATCTACGAAAAATTGGCACAAAAAAAGGTAACTTATCAATAGAGACCCTTTGCAACCGAGACATTACTAATTCAGCACATATGGAAGAAATGCAACCTCCCATACCAAAGCCAAAGATCTGCAGATAAAGGGTGTTattaaaagaaaaataactGCTATCAATGATAAATTCGTAAAGGAGTTTAAAAGTTGCAAAATCAAAGGACTTGTTCTCAACAAGGCGCCATCGATCTTCAATTATATCTAAGGCTAAATCAGTAGGGGTATTGGTGAAAAGGGATATCACATCAAGGGACACCAACTTATAGCCAGGTGGCAACTGAAATTCATTTATAGAGTCGAAAAGTTCGAAAGAGTTCTTTACATATGATTCATCTTTAACAAAAATTGGTCTCAGTGTCAGAGAAATAAATTTGCTCAGAGCAAAAATCGGCGAACCTACAAAACTCAATATTGATCTGAGTGGAAGCTGCTCCTTATGAACTTTTGGTAAAAAGTACATTTTAGGGGTTACTCCATTGTTTGTAATTAACGTCCTAGCTTCTTCTTCAGTTATTATATTCTCTCTAAGCAGAACTTTTACCAATCTATTGTTCTTGCTCTGTATTTTAACAGTGGGATCAGACGCTAAAACTTTATATGTACTTAAATCACCAAGCAAGTTGAGTGCTTTGTTAAAGTATTCGTCCCTATCCATGATAACTGTAATGTTACCCTTATCATCAGCTCTGACAACTATAATTCGTTCTTTATAATTAGCCAAAAACGTCCTGGTTTCCCCGATCGATCGAGAAAGCCAAGAGTCACACTGTTTTTCCCCATGGTACGAACCCACCTGTGATGATGAGCTCCTTGAGCCTTTTGAAGGCCTGATGAGATATACTCTCGCCAGTTGAACCTATTGCTGTAGCTGCGTTAATGTTAAACCGTATCCGTATAGTACTTATACTTTAAAAACCCATTATCCGGACCAGTGTTATAAGAATTCCCTATTATACGGACGTCCCCGATACGCGACCTCAAATGAAAATCACGGAATATTTCAACCCAAAATGAAATCAATACACATACCTATCTACATAGTAAATATTTGAGAGGAATTTagtaaatttattatttttttttttgaatatttattgttttgctgagtgatatttttgttttcctGAATAAATATATACATAATGATTTTTGCAATGATATGTACAATAGTCCTTCCTCTCGTCCGATTATCCGAATGCCTTACCCTAAAGACAACAATTAGTACGGATAATGGGGCTTCTACTGTATGTGTTTTGAAGGGAGTTTTTTTAGCAGCACTTTTTCCACTTCTCCTCTgctgatatttttgaaaatgatttgaatacattcctacgacttacgaatgtGCCGTATTTATAAGCAATTATTGGTGTAATAGTTTCGAGAAAGAATATAGAACTTTCATTTCTTCAGCATGCCGTTCAGTTTTCTGTGTGGATAATCAAGAACTACAACTTCAGAATAAGATACTGTTGAACTATCActctttgttgttggaaattgaggcaaaaccattcattcattgctgctgtatcccgttaccgggaataaatctacaaaaagacaaaaaaacggttcgaacagacttataatttcttagggctaattgcgactgtgtgccctcctgtgagtgaagagatccaaccgtgacctacagatcctccatcaaatctgaatcttattccaacatcTCTAACAGGCACACTCATATCAtaaattatcgagacagctatggcgaaaatattgaacagtaatggCGCTAACACgtagccttgttttattccagagttggttaagaaatggttggttgtagagccattatgctgatttctagcggtgttgttagtatgaaggctttcacactgctaagaatttttcgggtacttcaagccgtcccatgattttccatagcgctctccgattcaccgataCCAAGGCCTTACTTACAacgctgtatagatccttgattgttatTCACGGGCCTGAttctcttgtagctgtcgcaggtccaccgtacctcgatttggtcgaaaacCAAATCTCAGATGAACGGGCGGGACGGATACATCTAACAGTTTTATAGCAAGTTTAGCAAGGTacgtattggaaatacgtagatattgctgtgaaaaaagatagagggcgttaaagttgaattttttataaggggacagaataatattttcttcgaagttcgaaagtcctttattaaaagaattagaaaaggcatagaagtcggaggaggccacgtagaacatttaatttaagtttattctttttatgttacattgtttttaattatgctttatcgtccaaataaatgaataaaataaataaatcgtttcttcaaatccccttccaatgctctgaactgttcaattttgttttcctcaaaaaaaggatgaaaaaatatacagtgaaattattagcaaaaaacgaaaaaaataatacaactttaacgccctctattttttccaaagcaatattttattgtcgccatattttggtccaaacaatctgcccttagcctatgtcccaatacaTTCGACATCATGTCGTCGAGTAAGAAAGTTGGAATTAACGAGTCTCTGCAAATATCGATACCTGAATGTGGTATCTGTAAGCGAACTGTTATTAAAAATATTGTGCAAAATCTGTACCAAAGTTTATCACCCTAGTTGTGCTAATAGATACAAAAAATGTTGTGACAAAATTATCGCAAGTCAAAGTGAATCTAATACGTGTGAAACATCCCCAATTTCGGATACTACTGGAAAGTGtacttatttttattatatgaaATATCTTCCCTTGAAACGGAAATAATCGATAAGAACAATGAAATCGAAAACCTtaaaaaacaaatcaacataATTCCAACTGTTATCAATGGAGATGATGAATCACCTGCACATATTCTACCGGTGAGTGCGGGAGATGAAGTAGAACTCTGTGAATATAACACGAATCTGTCTACCACCAAAATCGCAAATTCGAATGCCAGCGGTAATTCCCGAACTGATTCATCTGTTAAGGAACTACGAGCTACTGGTGAAGCTACTCATTCTGAGACTGTTAAAAATTACGATCAATCGAATCAGCAGAGATCACAAACAACACAAAGTAAGGGAGATGACTGGAACATTGTTTCACGTAGGAAGTCAACTAAACGTAATCGTTCTCTCGTGGTCGGAAGTGGCTCAGGGGATACTTCTGTTGAGGGGATAGAAAAGTTCAAAACTTTCCATGTTTCCAATCTGAAACCCGAGACCACAGCTGAAAATCTTCAACAGTTTTTAAAAAGTAATTTCTCCGAAGTGAAATGTGAGAAACTTAAGTCCAAATTTCCGGAAAGCTATTCCTCATTCAAGGTTCTCATTCCAAGTTCAGAGTACGAGAAAGCACTCAATGGATCAAATTGGCCCAACAAGGCTATTATAAATCTTTCTTTTCAACCGAGAAAGGCCAATCGTCCTCCGGACCGAATGGTTCCTCGCACATTAGAGAAGAATTAACGATAACCCAAATGAATGTTCAAGGCCTTTCTAATAAACTGGATATTCTCGAGGTCCACGTCAATGAAAAAAAACCGGACATTATCAGCATTGCGGAGCACTGGTGTAGTCCTAAAAATATTAGAACAATGGTTATTCCTGGTTATGTTCAAGCTGATCCATATTGTCCTCCCAGCAGGAATCATGGAGGATGCATAATCCATGTGAGAGAGAAATTACCCACAAAGAAACTGTCCGTGTCGAGATACTCTGAGGAAGTGGTGTTTGAAGTGTGTGGAAATATAGTTGAGGTTATGAAATCCAAATATATTATTCTTAGTATTTATCGATCTTCCTCAGGTAATTTTACTTCGTTTGTTGAACATTTATCGTACACACTTGATCATGTTTCCAAATCAGGTGGCATAATGCTTGTTTGCGGAGATATGAATGTGAATTATTTAAAAGATGAATGTCCTAATCGAACTGTATTCTTAGACTTACTTGAATGCTACGATTTACATATCTCATCAACTGCTCCCACAAGGGTTTTCACGAATGTCAATGGCCACACATCCACCTCCAAGCTTGATTACGTCTTGACTGGTGGGAATTTTCCCAAATCAAATGTTGAGGTCTACGAGGCTCATATTGGTGGCCACAGAGCTCTTTCTGTTACGTTTCCGTTGAGTTTCATTCCGGAACATACTAATTCACATAATTTGGTCCGGGATCTGAGCCCGCAGAATCTTGACAATTTTTGTCATTACAtcaaaaattgtgattttcaatGTGTTTATTGTTCTTGTGATGTTGATGAATGCTTTGGAGCATTCATATCTCTTATTGAAGgaggttttctgaaattttgcCCATCAATTATTTTAAGTTCTAATCATGCTAAATATGAGAAACTATGGATCACTCCCGAGATTCGTTTGGCGAAGTGCAACTTGAATAATCTTTATTGGTTGTATAATAACATTAAATGCCAATCCACTTATAATAATTATAAGAAAGCTAAATCCTCATACTACTCATTAATTAAGGAAACAAAATCTAGGTATTATAATAATTCGATTGAAGCATCTGACAATAGAAATAAAACAGTGTGGAGTATTGTGAATGCCCAAACTGGCCGATCGAGCAGAGGCTGCAAGCCTGTCGAGTTGATTATTGATGGAGCATCTTATGTTGACCCAGAAGATCTCGCAGCTATATTTGCTGGATACTTTTCCTCAGTAACTGAAAAACAGTTGAGCAAACATTATGGTTTTTTACAAAAAGGAAGGAATactgtataaaaagatatacagtactccaagcgcctaaccggacgcatcggaagaatgaaatattaatggaatcaacaattccgaaggaattgtcgttccagtaacgtgagttagtcatgaactatcataggaaatcccagagaagtcgaaaaattcaagtgcaactgtagaccggtttcgggatcattttccctcgacgtcccaagatcgcataagaccaccatcctccgatcgagaAGCATACACTAATTTCTCCCTGATGCGAACCAATCAGGAAACAGCACATGTCATGCGACAACGATAGAGAGAGAGGGAGAGTGGGAGTTGTCTCTGTCTCTGTCGTATTCTTCAACTTGAAGAATTTGTAACGGTCTTTCCACTCTTTCCGCCATTCAATTCTGAATTGTTCTGATAGTTGCTTACTTGCCCAAACATTTGTGCTCTGAAAGCTGCTACTGAATATTTTGAGAATATATTTGGAATATCTTCAAGCAATTTTCATTGCTCTAatttatatctattatatttcaggagtttcttcaaattaaagcaatttttattgctctaattcatatctattgtatttcaggagtttcttcaaattaaagcaatttttattgctctaattcatatcttttgtatttcaggagtttcttcaaattaaagcAATTTTCATTGCTTCAATTTTTAACTTGTAGTTTAGCTTTCAGGAAATAGATTCTTGAACATGGATGGGGAAAAGTATGTATTCactgttatgttatgttattatacatattattgattcattattaaaacctcatatttcagCGATAAACTGATTTGTCAAATCTGTAAAAAGAAATACTCTAGTGTTTCGGCGAAATATCGCCATTTGCGAGATGTTCATAATGAACAACCTATTGCAAAACAGACAGTGCATATAAAATGCCCCATTTGccctcaagaagaaaaaatagcTCTTGAGTCTCATGATATGCTGATTAATCACTTACAGCAGATTCATTCTCTAAGTATCAAGACATCACTTTTTACTTTTaagaatgaagaagaatttgAGACTTGGAGAGCACTTGATAACAGAAATGTGGATTACGTAAAACGAAGAGATCGTAAAATCAGCGATGGACAGGTGGTATATTATGAATGCAATCGTAGTAATTTTTCAGGTTTGTACCTATTTGTTATTCATCATAATATTTACAAGTGAAGTATTATTATTTCACCATCGATAATGTAATATCATCTATCTGTTCCATTTTTAGGATATACTAGCCAATGTAGCAAACGCAGCATGAAAACTGGGGGAAGTATCAAAATCTCTGGTTTCTGCCCTTCTAGAATTCGTGTGAAGATATGTAATACAggtaaatattgtaatattttagTTGTATTCTCTAGAGCGATATACTGAATATGTTCAAGGGGTGGATGTTAAATTTGTTGAAACACATGTTGGTCATGACGATCTACTGCGATCTAAACATTTGACAAAGGACCAGCAGGAAATGATTGCTAGTAAATTGGCAGCTGGAGTCACAAAAGAAAGAATTTTGGAAGATGCAAGAACTATAACCGGCAATAAGCTAGAAAGAATTAATGTGCTTAAAAGGGCAGATCTTGCTTATATTATAAGAAAATTCAACATAGAGAAGAGGAGACATGATGATGACATGGTTGCCACCACTTTAAAAGTGAAAGAGTGGAACAGTCaaggaaaaaattatgtttttttgttCAAGCAAATTGGTATGTATATTATTCAAAATTGTGCCTTCATTCCTATTCTTTCTTTACAAATTGTAAAATTATCAGGAGAAACCTACCCAGGATTGAAGGCAGAAGACTTTGCTCTAGGATTCATGAACGATGATATGGAGAGAAAGCTCAAACAATTCAAAAGGATAATATGCATCGATGGAACCCATGGCACGAACTCAAGACATTATGATCTGACTATAGTTTTAGTCAAAGATGAGAATAAAATCGGTTTCCCGGTGGCTTTCTTATTATCGAATAGACTGGATCAAAccatccaaaatattttttttgatgcTTTGAAATCTAAGATTGGAGAGCCAGTGGACGCAGAATATATTATGACCGATGatgatataaaatattataatgcatggTGTCAGGTATTGAAGAACATAGCTACATATTGGATTTATGTTACAGCTATTAAATTTTTAATACATTTTCCAGGCAATGGTAACTGAAAGAAAGCCAAGAAGGCTCCTCTGTACTTGGCATGTTATTAAGAATTGGAATATACAGGGGAGAAACAAGTTGAAGAATGTGGACAACAAAAAAGAGATGAAAAATAGAATGCGAAAAATTTTGAAGGAGACTGATGTATCAACATTCCACAAGATGAAAGACGAATATTTCAAGCATTTGGAAGAAGGAcaggaaaatgaatttttgaaatatttaaagaAGTGAGTTGTTTTAAATGTGGAAGAGTATAATTGAAGATTTTCATAAatgtttttcagttattatttcCAAAGTGAAGAAAGAATCATGATGTGGGCTCACTGCCACAGAGTAAATGTTGGGATTAATACCAACATGGCTATAGAAAGCTTGAATAAAGTATTGAAGTACAATAAAATGAGGGGAAATCAGAATTTACGGTATTGTTTTGAAGGATGCACCATGAATAATAATCATATTCTATAAAATGTATTGTAGGGTAGAGAAATTACTGGACACTTTGGAGGAATTGGTAAATGAAAAGATGTGGAAAAACATTATTGACACTGAAAGACCTTCTGCCAATCAATACCAGGCCAGAGTTAACCGAGAAGCTCATTCGAAAGCAGAAAATGGACTGACCGATAAAGTAGTATGCTTAGAAACTGGTGAGTTTAGAGTACCATCGGAATCCGTGAGTAATAAATTTTATATTGTGTCATATAATGAGTTGTGTGATAAGGATTGCACATCTCTATATTGCATTAAGTGCAAAATATGCATCCATAGGTTTAGATGTCAATGTGCAGAGTTTACTATAAAAACTGCCATGTGTAAACATATACATGCAGTTGCTCTGGTCGCAGAGAGAAGCGATTCTGTTTTAGGTGTGAGAACtgtaaatgatgatgatgaggaCAACAACTTATATATATGTCAACCATCAACAAGTAGGGCTGCTTATGAAATGGATGTCCAGAGTGTCGTAGGTGGATCCAGTCAAATTACAAATGATCCAATAGATTCTACTACAAAAGATGTAAGTCTTTGTGATGATTCATGCATATGGTTCTTCATAGTTTATTATAGATTGTATTAGAACAAGCTAGAATGCAGCTTGGTTTATTGGATGTGGGTACCCTTCGTAACATTGCAAAAATTATTAGAGACGCTTATAACTTGCAATGCAATAATGCTTCTACCAgcagaaaaagaaaaatagagaaaCAGTTGTATTTCCCAAGTAAGAAGTAGTCAAGTTGCACATCATGTTGGTGGAGTCAAAAGGTTTATTGtctatggaataaatgtatGTTTTCTAATGTATTGGGGCTTGGTATGATGTGTAAATGTAGCTTATTTTGATAATTCCAGATCAATATGAAGAAGACTCTTTGCCTTTTCAGTTTCTTTTGAAATACTGCATGTCATTTACTCAAATCTACTAACTAACAGGTGATATAATGGAAGGTTGTAAGGTTATCGACAAATAAAGCATGTTTTTTAACACCAAATAAAAGTACGATTCAAGGTAGTGGTaataaaaagaatttcaaaaagGAAGTATTTTTCCTATAATTTATAGAAGCTTGATGTACATTTGACTTTTATTTTTTGAGTATTCTAGATCTAAATGAGATAATTAAATAATGTTAGaagaggaaaattggaattgaaAGAGTCCTTATGTATTTTTCTATTGCAACATGTTGGTGTAAGGATGGTTTTAAGGCTATACTTGAAAGAGGTTggtcaatttttaattgatttgacacataattaatttttaatcTTGTACAGCTTTCTATTTCAGACTTTGAATTTCAACCACCTCGGAGAAGACTCTAATTTCCCTTTTTGGAAGAATCAAGATAAGATGTCCTTCAGTATTGAATATCTCCtgttaattttgttttgtttttttttgtaaacacGGGGAGGCAGGGTTTTTTcttctgaggtttttccctgagctcttgtatcatacgcagaATTGTATGGTTCCCCGTTGCACTAACCTCAGCTAAATATTAACATGAATAAAGAAGCATGTTAATCATAGCAAgacttttttttcctttactccttagaatgaaactgatttaagtTTTTCCAAATCATAATACAAAATTTAAGTATGTTTGGTACTAATCAGAGAGAGATGATCAAATCTCAGCTAAATACTAACATAACAATAATGAAGCACATTTATCAATAGCGAGACATTTTTTCTTTTACTCCTCAGtaggaaattaatttcagattttttgAGCCTTTCCACTTATAATACAAAGTGACCTACTGTCAGTATGTACGAATCATAATTTTTTAGAGATGATCaaatgaaatatacaaaaaaagaTAATATTATTTGTGGCATTATTTTCACTGCTTCACAAATAATGGATCATGCTTATTCGTAACTCGTTATCGAATTGCTgtaatcaaaattttttatttttcacttcAGAGTTTTTGAATTGTACTCGAACTGTATGTAATTTGCGAAAAGTTGAACTCGTAATCGTAATGCCCAAATGAATTACTA
This genomic stretch from Coccinella septempunctata chromosome 7, icCocSept1.1, whole genome shotgun sequence harbors:
- the LOC123317936 gene encoding uncharacterized protein LOC123317936 isoform X6, whose amino-acid sequence is MLINHLQQIHSLSIKTSLFTFKNEEEFETWRALDNRNVDYVKRRDRKISDGQVVYYECNRSNFSGYTSQCSKRSMKTGGSIKISGFCPSRIRVKICNTGVDVKFVETHVGHDDLLRSKHLTKDQQEMIASKLAAGVTKERILEDARTITGNKLERINVLKRADLAYIIRKFNIEKRRHDDDMVATTLKVKEWNSQGKNYVFLFKQIGETYPGLKAEDFALGFMNDDMERKLKQFKRIICIDGTHGTNSRHYDLTIVLVKDENKIGFPVAFLLSNRLDQTIQNIFFDALKSKIGEPVDAEYIMTDDDIKYYNAWCQAMVTERKPRRLLCTWHVIKNWNIQGRNKLKNVDNKKEMKNRMRKILKETDVSTFHKMKDEYFKHLEEGQENEFLKYLKNYYFQSEERIMMWAHCHRVNVGINTNMAIESLNKVLKYNKMRGNQNLRVEKLLDTLEELVNEKMWKNIIDTERPSANQYQARVNREAHSKAENGLTDKVVCLETGEFRVPSESVSNKFYIVSYNELCDKDCTSLYCIKCKICIHRFRCQCAEFTIKTAMCKHIHAVALVAERSDSVLGVRTVNDDDEDNNLYICQPSTSRAAYEMDVQSVVGGSSQITNDPIDSTTKDYSRSK
- the LOC123317936 gene encoding uncharacterized protein LOC123317936 isoform X7 produces the protein MLINHLQQIHSLSIKTSLFTFKNEEEFETWRALDNRNVDYVKRRDRKISDGQVVYYECNRSNFSGYTSQCSKRSMKTGGSIKISGFCPSRIRVKICNTGVDVKFVETHVGHDDLLRSKHLTKDQQEMIASKLAAGVTKERILEDARTITGNKLERINVLKRADLAYIIRKFNIEKRRHDDDMVATTLKVKEWNSQGKNYVFLFKQIGETYPGLKAEDFALGFMNDDMERKLKQFKRIICIDGTHGTNSRHYDLTIVLVKDENKIGFPVAFLLSNRLDQTIQNIFFDALKSKIGEPVDAEYIMTDDDIKYYNAWCQAMVTERKPRRLLCTWHVIKNWNIQGRNKLKNVDNKKEMKNRMRKILKETDVSTFHKMKDEYFKHLEEGQENEFLKYLKNYYFQSEERIMMWAHCHRVNVGINTNMAIESLNKVLKYNKMRGNQNLRVEKLLDTLEELVNEKMWKNIIDTERPSANQYQARVNREAHSKAENGLTDKVVCLETGEFRVPSESVSNKFYIVSYNELCDKDCTSLYCIKCKICIHRFRCQCAEFTIKTAMCKHIHAVALVAERSDSVLGVRTVNDDDEDNNLYICQPSTSRAAYEMDVQSVVGGSSQITNDPIDSTTKDI
- the LOC123317936 gene encoding uncharacterized protein LOC123317936 isoform X5, whose product is MLINHLQQIHSLSIKTSLFTFKNEEEFETWRALDNRNVDYVKRRDRKISDGQVVYYECNRSNFSGYTSQCSKRSMKTGGSIKISGFCPSRIRVKICNTGVDVKFVETHVGHDDLLRSKHLTKDQQEMIASKLAAGVTKERILEDARTITGNKLERINVLKRADLAYIIRKFNIEKRRHDDDMVATTLKVKEWNSQGKNYVFLFKQIGETYPGLKAEDFALGFMNDDMERKLKQFKRIICIDGTHGTNSRHYDLTIVLVKDENKIGFPVAFLLSNRLDQTIQNIFFDALKSKIGEPVDAEYIMTDDDIKYYNAWCQAMVTERKPRRLLCTWHVIKNWNIQGRNKLKNVDNKKEMKNRMRKILKETDVSTFHKMKDEYFKHLEEGQENEFLKYLKNYYFQSEERIMMWAHCHRVNVGINTNMAIESLNKVLKYNKMRGNQNLRVEKLLDTLEELVNEKMWKNIIDTERPSANQYQARVNREAHSKAENGLTDKVVCLETGEFRVPSESVSNKFYIVSYNELCDKDCTSLYCIKCKICIHRFRCQCAEFTIKTAMCKHIHAVALVAERSDSVLGVRTVNDDDEDNNLYICQPSTSRAAYEMDVQSVVGGSSQITNDPIDSTTKDFLLKYCMSFTQIY